In the Candidatus Binatia bacterium genome, one interval contains:
- the trpS gene encoding tryptophan--tRNA ligase — MTTPARTGAAPVVVSGTRPTGALHLGHLNGALKNWVRLQDASRCYFFVADWHALTTDYANPSGIAASTHDMVLDWLAVGLDPSRSVIFRQSDVAEHAELHLLFSMIIPLPWLERVPSYKEQQEQLEGRDLSTYGFLGYPLLQAADILIYKASAVPVGEDQLPHVELTREVARRFNRLYGNVFPEPKGLVVEAARVPGTDGRKMSKSYGNAVALTDDATTVYEKLVRMVTDPRRVRRTDPGDPKDCPAFRLHEIYCTAEERAELSEGCRTASIGCVDCKKVMIRHVQAELEPIQSRRRELAARGDVAAEVLADGKRRAVEAAEATMTEVRAAMGL; from the coding sequence GTGACGACTCCCGCCAGGACCGGCGCCGCTCCCGTCGTCGTCTCCGGAACGCGCCCGACCGGTGCATTGCACCTCGGCCATCTCAACGGTGCGCTCAAGAACTGGGTGCGACTGCAGGATGCATCGCGCTGCTATTTCTTCGTCGCCGACTGGCACGCGCTGACGACCGACTACGCCAACCCTTCGGGCATCGCCGCAAGCACCCACGACATGGTGCTCGACTGGCTTGCCGTAGGGCTCGACCCGTCGCGCTCGGTGATCTTCCGCCAGTCGGATGTCGCCGAGCATGCCGAGCTGCACCTGTTGTTCTCGATGATCATCCCGCTGCCCTGGCTGGAGCGGGTGCCGTCCTACAAGGAGCAGCAGGAACAGCTCGAAGGCCGCGATCTTTCGACGTACGGGTTCCTCGGGTACCCGCTGCTGCAGGCAGCCGACATCCTCATCTACAAGGCCTCGGCAGTACCGGTCGGCGAAGACCAGCTTCCGCACGTCGAGCTGACGCGCGAGGTGGCAAGACGCTTCAACCGGCTCTACGGCAACGTGTTTCCCGAGCCGAAAGGCCTCGTCGTCGAGGCCGCGCGGGTGCCGGGTACCGACGGCCGCAAGATGAGCAAGAGCTACGGCAACGCCGTTGCGCTGACCGACGACGCGACAACCGTCTACGAAAAGCTGGTGCGCATGGTCACCGACCCGCGCCGCGTGCGGCGCACCGATCCCGGTGATCCGAAAGACTGCCCGGCATTCCGCTTGCACGAGATCTACTGCACTGCCGAGGAGCGCGCCGAGCTGTCGGAAGGCTGCCGGACGGCGTCGATCGGCTGCGTGGACTGCAAGAAGGTGATGATCCGCCACGTGCAGGCCGAGCTCGAGCCGATCCAGAGCCGCCGCCGTGAGCTCGCCGCCCGCGGCGACGTCGCAGCCGAGGTGCTCGCCGACGGCAAGCGTCGCGCGGTCGAAGCGGCCGAAGCGACGATGACCGAGGTACGCGCGGCGATGGGTCTCTAG
- a CDS encoding segregation/condensation protein A encodes MATPAYTVRLTAFEGPLDLLLHLVRTNELDIYHLPIAQITDQYVAYINMFEELSLDVAGEYLLMAASLMYMKSRLLLPRDDEEEEEEDESVADLVRQLAEYQRYREAADVLRDRLLLDRDVFRRAPTPPEGEAEEAPLRRLDMGALFEALRRVLVRAATRRPHTVSGEEYRVSDAVRSMIARLKSAGRLEFGELFADESPRGLIIATFLGLLEMVKIGVIAAEQEGRFGPIWLRLVDEDVDESVAGLTEMYGPRSAGAEPDLGGEPDLLREEEDRSSPNEVEKTRP; translated from the coding sequence GTGGCGACGCCGGCCTACACCGTCAGGCTCACCGCGTTCGAAGGTCCGCTGGATCTTCTGCTCCACCTCGTGCGCACGAACGAGCTCGACATCTACCATCTTCCGATCGCGCAGATCACCGACCAGTACGTCGCCTACATCAACATGTTCGAGGAGCTGAGCCTCGACGTCGCCGGCGAGTACCTTCTGATGGCAGCGTCTCTGATGTACATGAAGTCGCGGCTGCTGCTGCCGCGCGACGACGAGGAAGAGGAAGAAGAAGACGAGTCGGTCGCCGACCTCGTGCGCCAGCTCGCCGAGTACCAGCGTTATCGCGAAGCCGCGGACGTGCTGCGCGACCGCCTGCTGCTCGATCGCGACGTGTTTCGCCGCGCGCCCACTCCTCCCGAAGGAGAGGCCGAGGAGGCGCCGCTTCGCCGTCTCGACATGGGCGCCCTGTTCGAGGCCCTGCGCCGCGTGCTCGTGCGCGCGGCAACGCGCCGGCCGCACACCGTCTCCGGCGAGGAATATCGCGTTTCGGACGCCGTGCGCTCGATGATCGCAAGGCTCAAGAGTGCCGGCCGCCTCGAGTTCGGCGAACTGTTCGCCGACGAGTCGCCGCGCGGCCTCATCATCGCGACGTTCCTCGGGCTGCTGGAGATGGTCAAGATCGGCGTCATTGCCGCCGAGCAGGAGGGCCGCTTCGGCCCGATCTGGCTGCGACTGGTCGACGAGGATGTCGACGAATCGGTCGCGGGCCTCACCGAAATGTACGGCCCGCGCAGCGCCGGCGCCGAGCCGGACCTCGGCGGAGAGCCGGATCTCCTTCGCGAAGAAGAAGACCGCTCGTCGCCGAACGAAGTGGAGAAGACAAGGCCGTGA
- the xerD gene encoding site-specific tyrosine recombinase XerD has translation MSAATLDQDVDAYLDHLATERGLSRHSVDAYAIDLGRFAAAMKTRRRVRSALVERADLVTFLEKLGEEGLAPSSRARALSAVRGFFKHLVREGRLATSPVRDLKAGRRSRPLPKFLSVDEVVTLLAAAGADDALAARDRAMLELIYGCGLRVSEAVELAASGLHLDRGYLTVIGKGSKERAVPIGSKADQALRDYLAGPRAILDPGGRSRALFLGRRGRKLTRQGFWKRLRTLAVRAGLDAHLSPHVLRHSFATHLVEGGADLRSVQMMLGHADITTTQIYTHVATGRLAEVHRRHHPRARMKVKASGDAAPAKSAKGRAKV, from the coding sequence ATGTCTGCCGCGACGCTCGACCAGGACGTCGACGCCTATCTCGACCACCTCGCGACCGAACGCGGGCTTTCGCGCCATTCCGTCGACGCGTACGCGATCGACCTCGGCCGCTTCGCTGCGGCGATGAAAACGCGCCGCCGCGTGCGCTCGGCCCTTGTCGAGCGCGCCGACCTGGTGACGTTCCTCGAAAAACTCGGTGAAGAAGGACTGGCGCCGTCGTCGCGGGCGCGCGCGCTGTCGGCGGTGCGCGGATTCTTCAAGCACCTCGTCCGCGAGGGACGCCTGGCGACGTCGCCCGTGCGCGATCTCAAGGCGGGGCGCCGCAGCCGGCCGCTGCCGAAGTTCCTGTCCGTCGACGAAGTCGTCACGCTGCTGGCCGCGGCCGGCGCCGACGATGCGCTGGCCGCGCGCGACCGCGCGATGCTCGAGCTGATCTACGGTTGCGGGTTGCGCGTCAGCGAAGCGGTGGAGCTGGCGGCCTCAGGCCTTCACCTGGACCGCGGCTATCTCACCGTCATCGGCAAGGGATCCAAGGAAAGGGCCGTGCCGATCGGAAGCAAGGCCGACCAGGCGCTGCGCGACTACCTGGCCGGCCCCCGCGCGATCCTCGACCCGGGCGGTCGCAGCCGCGCCCTTTTCCTCGGCCGGCGCGGACGCAAGCTGACGCGGCAGGGTTTCTGGAAAAGGCTGCGTACGCTGGCTGTTCGCGCGGGCCTTGATGCCCACCTTTCTCCTCATGTGCTGCGTCACTCGTTCGCGACTCACCTCGTCGAAGGCGGCGCCGACCTGCGCTCGGTCCAGATGATGCTCGGGCACGCGGACATCACCACGACGCAGATCTACACCCACGTTGCCACCGGCCGCCTGGCCGAGGTGCATCGCCGCCATCACCCGCGCGCCAGAATGAAGGTGAAAGCTTCGGGTGACGCCGCGCCGGCCAAAAGCGCGAAAGGCCGCGCGAAAGTCTAG
- a CDS encoding pseudouridine synthase, which yields MQRRSRQPVAPNPRPGRTPAKKTKPATERAGATGIRLQSLIARAGVASRREAERLIAAGLVQLNGKVVTEPGTRAREGFDHVRVDGKLVGRAAPQRSFVYHKPVGCVSTLRDPEGRFCIGDVVEALGARGVFPVGRLDFHSSGLILLTNDGDLAERLMHPRFHVEKRYAVKVSPRPTREAIEELRRGVRIGRAATAPAFVREIRHAGGKSWLDVRIAEGRNQQIRRMMEAIGCRVEKLRRDAIGPVGLGDLAPGDARTLAARERAALEAAMEAAAEPRPAASVRGAAGRGARANPTRKR from the coding sequence ATGCAGCGACGATCGCGGCAGCCGGTGGCACCGAATCCGCGGCCGGGCCGAACACCGGCGAAGAAGACGAAGCCGGCGACTGAACGCGCCGGTGCGACGGGCATCCGCCTCCAGTCGCTGATCGCACGCGCCGGCGTCGCGTCGCGGCGCGAGGCCGAACGCCTGATCGCCGCCGGACTCGTGCAGCTCAACGGCAAGGTCGTCACCGAGCCGGGCACGCGCGCTCGCGAAGGATTCGATCATGTTCGCGTCGACGGAAAGCTCGTCGGACGCGCGGCGCCGCAGCGCAGCTTCGTCTACCACAAGCCCGTCGGTTGCGTGTCGACTCTTCGCGATCCTGAAGGCCGTTTCTGCATCGGCGACGTCGTCGAGGCTCTTGGCGCGCGCGGGGTCTTCCCGGTCGGCCGCCTCGATTTCCACAGCTCGGGGCTGATCCTTCTGACCAACGATGGAGACCTGGCCGAACGCCTGATGCACCCGCGATTCCACGTCGAGAAGCGCTATGCCGTCAAGGTCTCCCCGCGGCCGACGCGCGAGGCCATCGAGGAGTTGCGCCGGGGCGTGCGCATCGGCCGCGCGGCCACGGCGCCGGCGTTCGTACGTGAAATTCGTCACGCCGGCGGAAAGAGCTGGCTCGACGTGCGCATCGCCGAGGGGCGCAACCAGCAGATCCGCCGCATGATGGAAGCCATCGGCTGCCGCGTCGAGAAGCTGCGCCGCGACGCGATCGGTCCGGTCGGGCTCGGCGACCTGGCGCCGGGAGATGCAAGGACGCTGGCCGCGCGCGAGCGAGCGGCGCTCGAGGCCGCGATGGAGGCCGCTGCCGAGCCGCGGCCTGCCGCATCGGTTCGCGGCGCTGCCGGTCGTGGCGCTCGCGCGAATCCAACGCGCAAGCGCTGA
- a CDS encoding DUF1329 domain-containing protein — protein sequence MKATRATWLAIGAVAAAASMMPAPARADQNPPVGTVIDRSNVDKYKEFFGPAMIWSIDRGVKINVGPYQKIEPPKPETEATEKYSAQVKLGADKIHVDNYVAGLPFPAIADGDADKAIKHMFNYEAAIEVDDLDVRNFDCDTGAVGKNGDPVKVERHFLIDHFRRLYFTGRLEVPPKPAMDPNRDAVRYKESLYPLIEPFDLKGTGFTYNRYLDNSKQDDSWLYLPQLRRVRRLSSAQRSDALFGQDPDQDSYGGYAGNIAWMDWKYLGEKTVLSSFHAKKLPVVWGQPSGDFMHADLWEPRKVWMIEGVSKLPQYAYSKRVMYLDQESYFIAYSDIYDTAGELWKMWVNEFKISKKPRDEAAYESSFERRFFPSITMIDMQLEHATYCSLPSSRFPGEQGWYIDVGDKEGTVEAQFELSAIIAAGR from the coding sequence ATGAAAGCGACCCGCGCAACCTGGTTGGCCATCGGTGCCGTAGCCGCTGCCGCATCGATGATGCCGGCGCCGGCCCGGGCCGATCAGAACCCGCCGGTGGGGACGGTCATCGACCGCTCGAACGTCGACAAGTACAAGGAATTCTTCGGCCCGGCGATGATCTGGTCGATCGACCGCGGCGTCAAGATCAACGTCGGCCCCTACCAGAAGATCGAGCCGCCCAAGCCCGAGACGGAAGCGACGGAGAAGTACTCGGCACAGGTCAAGCTCGGCGCCGACAAGATCCACGTCGACAACTACGTTGCCGGCCTCCCGTTCCCGGCCATCGCCGACGGTGACGCGGACAAGGCCATCAAGCACATGTTCAACTACGAGGCGGCCATCGAGGTCGATGACCTCGACGTGCGCAACTTCGACTGCGACACCGGTGCGGTCGGCAAGAACGGCGACCCCGTCAAGGTCGAGCGCCACTTCCTGATCGATCACTTCCGCCGCCTGTACTTCACCGGCCGTCTCGAGGTCCCGCCGAAGCCGGCGATGGATCCGAACCGCGATGCGGTTCGCTACAAGGAATCGCTCTATCCGCTGATCGAGCCGTTCGATCTGAAGGGCACCGGTTTTACGTACAACCGCTACCTCGACAACTCGAAGCAGGACGACAGCTGGCTGTACCTGCCTCAGCTTCGCCGCGTGCGCCGCTTGTCGTCCGCGCAGCGTTCGGACGCTCTCTTCGGCCAGGACCCCGACCAGGACAGCTACGGCGGCTACGCCGGCAACATCGCGTGGATGGACTGGAAGTACCTCGGCGAGAAGACCGTGCTGTCTTCGTTCCACGCCAAGAAGCTCCCCGTCGTCTGGGGCCAGCCCTCCGGCGACTTCATGCACGCCGACCTCTGGGAGCCGCGCAAGGTCTGGATGATCGAAGGCGTTTCCAAGCTGCCGCAGTACGCGTACAGCAAGCGCGTGATGTACCTCGACCAAGAGAGCTACTTCATCGCCTACAGCGACATCTACGACACGGCCGGCGAGCTGTGGAAGATGTGGGTCAACGAGTTCAAGATCTCGAAGAAGCCGCGCGACGAGGCCGCCTACGAGAGCTCGTTCGAGAGGCGCTTCTTCCCGTCGATCACGATGATCGACATGCAGCTCGAGCACGCGACGTACTGCTCGCTGCCGAGCAGCCGCTTCCCGGGCGAGCAGGGCTGGTACATCGACGTCGGCGACAAGGAAGGTACGGTCGAGGCTCAGTTCGAGCTGTCGGCGATCATTGCGGCGGGCCGCTAA
- the scpB gene encoding SMC-Scp complex subunit ScpB, producing MSEDETSAGEDKGPQQSSAESGLWPVERLRPLVEALLFAAADPLAARKIVDCIEGSTLDEVKATLVELSIEYLTRGVRLVEVAGGWQMRTAPEHQRYVRKLFRERPQRLTRAATETIAIIAYKQPVTRLEIDAVRGVDSASAIESLIERRLAKVLGRKDVPGRPLVYATTPEFLELFGLANIRDLPTLPELGNEFERLSEQGGFGESDDAAILPLEEDDAATIAAAGGTESAAGPNTGEEDEAGD from the coding sequence GTGAGCGAAGACGAAACGAGCGCCGGCGAGGACAAGGGTCCGCAGCAGTCGTCCGCCGAATCCGGCCTGTGGCCGGTGGAACGCCTGAGGCCGCTGGTCGAGGCGCTGCTGTTCGCAGCGGCCGATCCGCTGGCGGCAAGGAAGATCGTCGACTGCATCGAGGGCTCGACGCTCGATGAGGTCAAGGCGACGCTGGTCGAGCTGTCGATCGAATACCTGACGCGCGGAGTGCGGCTGGTGGAGGTCGCCGGCGGCTGGCAGATGCGCACGGCGCCCGAGCACCAGCGCTACGTTCGCAAGCTGTTCCGGGAAAGACCGCAGCGCCTGACGCGCGCGGCAACAGAGACGATCGCGATCATCGCGTACAAGCAGCCGGTGACGCGCCTGGAGATCGATGCGGTGCGCGGCGTCGACAGCGCAAGCGCGATCGAGTCGCTGATCGAGCGACGCCTGGCCAAGGTCCTCGGGCGCAAGGACGTGCCCGGCCGTCCTCTGGTCTACGCGACGACCCCCGAGTTCCTCGAGCTGTTCGGACTGGCCAACATCCGCGACCTGCCGACGCTTCCGGAGCTCGGCAACGAGTTCGAGAGGCTTTCGGAGCAGGGCGGTTTCGGCGAAAGCGACGATGCGGCGATCCTGCCGCTGGAGGAAGACGATGCAGCGACGATCGCGGCAGCCGGTGGCACCGAATCCGCGGCCGGGCCGAACACCGGCGAAGAAGACGAAGCCGGCGACTGA
- the glnD gene encoding [protein-PII] uridylyltransferase translates to MSTNGQGPTRSMILPAPGSVTGKLSDTARDYFEAVRDELETAHWAGASGTDTVTRLAACLDNLVRFLFDSSIERYGRRYARTRQHCAVFALGGYGRREQCPQSDVDLLVLHSGAVTPFVETVTESLLYTLWDARLQVGHAVRNASECVSLGAGDLTIKTALLDGRYLCGSPELAGEYESQVRRKLATSDVEVFIAAKMEEARSRHEKQGGSVFILEPNVKEGQGALRDLNHALWIARVKGDAADLEALREHEIVTQHEYEELAAAREFLFRARVALHFHTRAKTEQFTFERQDSIGARLGYRAEGNNSVGDMFMRDYYHHAAVVSRSTDDIVDRLLAPPDKTGLIERLVKRRNVRPGITIVGDRLNIDDKALDAEPSNLIGVFRDCQRLDVRLSTPARELVRQKVELLTPDVASSKAAIDLFFEILRAKDGVYRTLAQMNRLGVLGRLVPEFGRLFCMVQHDYYHVYTVDEHSLVGIRELEALRQGEYHQSPFLTQTMRECDRPELLFLAMMFHDLGKGYGGDHDERGAIMVRDVSERLAMHEDDRATLEFLVRNHLLMSMLAQTRDIEDPALVLDFVSEVGTAENLTLLYLLTFADMRAVGPQIWNGWKDHLLAELYRRASEAFETGIVTEADMESRAERTRQRLLERAAGGAERSRLHWFLESLPTSYFLGNPDERIIDHWRLFESVGSSVFRHGVESYPERGFTEFTICARDRLGLFRDIVSALSSHRFNILNVRLVTTSTGWALDVFRVEHKEGDVDAAGAEIWEAVAKTLEAIFAGDVDAAALVRSALLERTRRIGEKALPRRSPTRVEVDNRLSREFTVIDIYASDRPGLLFLVVDAMYALGLDIHIAKITTHLAAVLDVFYVTDAGRSKIEDPTRIDQIRRAIIGALDPSDEQPAASPTSLTF, encoded by the coding sequence TTGTCGACGAACGGACAGGGGCCGACGCGCTCGATGATCCTGCCGGCGCCCGGCAGCGTCACCGGAAAGCTTTCCGATACCGCGCGCGACTACTTCGAAGCGGTGCGCGACGAGCTGGAGACGGCCCACTGGGCGGGCGCCAGCGGCACCGACACCGTGACCCGCCTGGCCGCGTGCCTCGATAACCTCGTGCGCTTCCTGTTCGACAGCTCGATCGAGCGTTACGGACGCCGCTACGCGCGCACGCGCCAGCACTGCGCCGTGTTCGCGCTCGGCGGCTACGGACGCCGCGAGCAGTGCCCCCAGTCGGACGTCGATCTGCTCGTGCTGCACTCGGGTGCCGTCACCCCGTTCGTCGAGACGGTAACGGAGTCGTTGCTGTACACGCTGTGGGACGCGCGCCTGCAGGTGGGCCACGCGGTGCGCAACGCCTCGGAATGCGTCAGCCTCGGCGCCGGCGACCTGACGATCAAGACCGCTCTTCTCGACGGCCGCTATCTATGCGGAAGCCCTGAGCTTGCCGGCGAATACGAGAGCCAGGTTCGCCGCAAGCTGGCGACTTCCGACGTCGAAGTCTTCATTGCCGCGAAGATGGAAGAGGCCCGCTCGCGCCACGAGAAGCAGGGCGGATCGGTGTTCATCCTCGAGCCGAACGTCAAGGAGGGGCAGGGCGCACTGCGCGACCTCAACCACGCGCTGTGGATCGCGCGCGTCAAGGGCGACGCCGCCGACCTCGAAGCCTTGCGCGAGCACGAGATCGTCACGCAGCACGAGTACGAGGAGCTGGCCGCGGCGCGCGAGTTCCTTTTCCGCGCCCGAGTGGCGCTGCATTTCCATACCCGCGCCAAGACCGAGCAGTTCACGTTCGAGCGCCAGGACTCCATCGGCGCGCGTCTCGGCTACCGCGCCGAGGGCAACAACTCGGTCGGCGACATGTTCATGCGCGACTACTACCACCACGCCGCGGTGGTTTCGCGATCCACCGACGACATCGTCGACCGCCTGCTCGCGCCGCCCGACAAGACCGGCCTCATCGAGCGCCTGGTCAAGCGTCGCAACGTGCGGCCGGGCATCACGATCGTCGGCGACCGTTTGAACATCGACGACAAGGCGCTCGACGCCGAGCCGTCCAACCTGATCGGCGTATTTCGCGACTGCCAGCGACTGGACGTGCGGCTGTCGACGCCGGCGCGCGAGCTCGTGCGCCAGAAAGTGGAATTGCTGACGCCCGACGTGGCGTCGTCGAAAGCGGCGATCGACCTGTTCTTCGAGATCCTGCGCGCCAAGGACGGCGTCTACCGTACGCTTGCGCAGATGAACCGGCTCGGCGTGCTCGGGCGGCTGGTCCCCGAGTTCGGCCGCCTGTTCTGCATGGTGCAGCACGACTACTACCATGTTTACACCGTCGACGAGCACTCGCTGGTGGGAATCCGCGAGCTCGAGGCGCTGCGCCAGGGCGAATACCATCAGAGCCCGTTCCTCACGCAGACGATGCGGGAGTGCGACCGGCCCGAGCTGCTGTTCCTCGCGATGATGTTCCACGACCTCGGCAAGGGCTACGGCGGCGACCACGACGAGCGCGGCGCGATCATGGTGCGCGACGTCAGCGAGCGCCTTGCGATGCACGAGGACGACCGCGCCACGCTCGAGTTCCTCGTGCGCAACCACCTGCTGATGTCGATGCTCGCGCAGACCCGCGACATCGAAGACCCGGCGCTCGTGCTCGACTTCGTCTCGGAGGTCGGCACGGCCGAGAACCTGACGCTGCTGTACCTGCTGACGTTCGCCGACATGAGGGCCGTGGGCCCGCAGATCTGGAACGGCTGGAAGGACCACCTGCTGGCCGAGCTGTACCGCCGTGCGAGCGAAGCGTTCGAGACCGGCATTGTGACCGAGGCGGACATGGAGAGCCGCGCCGAAAGGACTCGCCAGCGCCTTCTCGAGCGGGCTGCCGGCGGTGCCGAGCGGTCGCGGCTGCACTGGTTCCTCGAGTCGCTGCCCACTTCCTACTTCCTCGGCAATCCCGACGAAAGGATCATCGACCACTGGCGCCTGTTCGAGTCGGTCGGCAGCTCGGTGTTCCGCCACGGCGTCGAGTCGTACCCCGAGCGCGGCTTCACCGAGTTCACGATCTGCGCGCGCGACCGCCTCGGGCTGTTCCGCGACATCGTCAGCGCGCTGTCGTCGCATCGTTTCAACATCCTCAACGTCCGGCTCGTGACGACGTCGACGGGCTGGGCGCTGGACGTGTTCCGGGTCGAGCACAAGGAAGGAGACGTCGACGCCGCCGGCGCGGAGATCTGGGAAGCCGTCGCGAAGACGCTCGAGGCGATCTTTGCCGGGGACGTCGACGCCGCAGCGCTGGTGCGAAGCGCGCTGCTCGAGCGCACGCGCCGCATCGGCGAGAAAGCGCTGCCGCGGCGCAGCCCGACGCGCGTGGAGGTCGACAACCGGCTATCTCGCGAATTCACCGTCATCGACATCTACGCGTCCGACCGCCCCGGCCTGCTGTTCCTCGTCGTCGACGCGATGTACGCGCTCGGCCTGGACATCCACATCGCCAAGATCACGACGCACCTGGCGGCGGTGCTCGACGTGTTCTACGTGACCGACGCCGGCCGCTCCAAGATCGAGGACCCGACCCGCATCGACCAGATCCGCCGTGCAATCATCGGCGCGCTCGACCCGTCCGACGAGCAGCCGGCGGCTTCCCCCACGTCGCTGACGTTCTGA
- a CDS encoding site-2 protease family protein, with product MNFNPAIFALWVLPFLIAVVFHEWAHGYVAKTLGDDTASVLGRLTLNPLAHIDPIGTLALPALLMLTGAPFMFGWAKPVPISFGRLRNPRRDMVLVAAAGPAMNLALAAASALLLGYMQRRGAPDGGGFQVAQPLAIMCNMSLQLNVVLAVFNMLPIPPLDGGRVAVGLLPRDLAWQLARLEPYGFMIVMMLLVTHVLDFVLAPAMHAIVRLLGVLV from the coding sequence ATGAATTTCAATCCTGCCATCTTCGCGCTTTGGGTCCTCCCGTTCCTGATTGCGGTCGTGTTTCACGAATGGGCCCACGGCTACGTTGCCAAGACCCTCGGCGATGACACCGCCTCGGTGCTCGGGCGCCTGACGCTCAATCCGCTGGCCCACATCGACCCCATCGGAACGCTGGCGCTGCCGGCGCTGCTGATGCTCACCGGCGCCCCGTTCATGTTCGGCTGGGCCAAGCCGGTGCCGATCTCGTTCGGACGCCTTCGAAACCCGCGCCGCGACATGGTGCTGGTGGCCGCGGCCGGTCCTGCGATGAACCTCGCGCTGGCGGCGGCGAGCGCGCTGCTTCTCGGCTACATGCAGCGCCGCGGTGCGCCGGATGGCGGTGGATTCCAGGTCGCGCAGCCGCTGGCGATCATGTGCAACATGAGCCTTCAGCTGAACGTCGTGCTGGCGGTGTTCAACATGCTGCCGATCCCGCCTCTGGACGGCGGACGCGTGGCCGTCGGGCTGCTGCCGCGCGACCTGGCGTGGCAGCTGGCGCGGCTGGAGCCGTACGGCTTCATGATCGTCATGATGCTGCTCGTCACCCACGTCCTCGACTTCGTGCTCGCGCCCGCGATGCACGCGATCGTGCGCCTTCTCGGCGTCCTGGTGTGA
- a CDS encoding SCP2 sterol-binding domain-containing protein: MKPLSPPSAAAATAAPAAPIFEPDAGGAPATPPRRRNGPGAHTDWAFPFPAPGKPRREDPDRIAPRTAWLWPYRQIDSEVLPSRGVRSPVSLEEFKQAVGAWAEDVGVISIDDPAIAHEVDEILYVYPHARSLVCLIGEENKPSMQSRYLPTANHELYSCEERIFEMGRRTIAYIRSLGGESLTTTIGWPQEVSQRWADKIWPLSHKLVAQAAGLGVIGTSRNFLHRRFGAYCLIDTVVTNLEFDAHDSPIQWNPCLSCNLCVASCPTEAIKPDGDFDFFACYNHTYRDSIPGFLDLVHDLSEGKPGRFREKWTNAEIVGLWQALSFKVEYRCFNCVATCPAEIHGDFHADRGVRRRYLDETLKPLTHTRSLEDEQFVIDTPAARQRLGIAPGRWRTRSDAGSPASRTVRLVPLSRICSLDVDAMMRKMPHFLRPEEAANLDFAVQFHFDGQGRGDWLLRVQRGRAEVRTGTGSHADLVIRCSGRLFLEIQQGIRSAPWALVTGRIRLSGDRRLFLRFPALFALGGGESAAHRALWHFRRWLRRRLHWMRGSGAGESSSS; the protein is encoded by the coding sequence ATGAAGCCGCTCTCCCCGCCATCTGCCGCCGCCGCGACAGCCGCTCCGGCCGCTCCGATCTTCGAGCCGGACGCGGGCGGCGCGCCCGCAACTCCACCTCGTCGCAGGAACGGCCCGGGCGCCCACACCGACTGGGCCTTTCCGTTCCCCGCTCCCGGCAAGCCTCGCCGCGAGGATCCGGATCGCATTGCGCCGCGCACCGCGTGGCTGTGGCCGTACCGCCAGATCGACAGCGAGGTGCTCCCGTCGCGCGGTGTGCGAAGCCCCGTCTCGCTCGAAGAATTCAAGCAGGCGGTCGGTGCGTGGGCGGAGGACGTCGGCGTGATCTCGATCGACGATCCGGCCATCGCGCACGAAGTGGACGAGATCCTCTACGTCTATCCGCACGCGCGCTCTCTGGTTTGCCTGATCGGCGAAGAGAACAAGCCGTCGATGCAGTCGCGCTACCTGCCCACTGCCAACCACGAGCTCTACAGCTGCGAGGAGCGCATCTTCGAGATGGGCCGCCGCACGATCGCGTACATCCGCTCGCTCGGAGGGGAGTCGCTGACGACGACGATCGGGTGGCCGCAGGAAGTGAGCCAGCGCTGGGCCGACAAGATCTGGCCGCTGTCGCACAAGCTCGTCGCGCAGGCGGCCGGCCTCGGCGTGATCGGCACGAGCCGCAACTTCCTGCACCGCCGCTTCGGCGCCTACTGCCTGATCGACACCGTCGTGACCAACCTCGAGTTCGACGCGCACGATTCCCCGATCCAGTGGAACCCGTGCCTGTCGTGCAACCTATGCGTCGCGTCGTGCCCCACCGAGGCGATCAAGCCCGACGGCGATTTCGATTTCTTCGCCTGCTACAACCACACCTACCGCGACTCCATCCCCGGCTTCCTCGACCTCGTGCACGATCTTTCGGAAGGAAAACCCGGTCGTTTTCGCGAAAAATGGACGAACGCCGAGATCGTCGGGCTCTGGCAGGCGCTGTCGTTCAAGGTCGAGTACCGCTGCTTCAACTGCGTCGCGACGTGCCCGGCCGAGATCCACGGTGATTTTCACGCAGACCGCGGCGTGCGCCGCCGCTATCTCGACGAAACCCTGAAGCCGCTGACACACACGCGCTCGCTCGAAGACGAGCAGTTCGTCATCGACACGCCTGCGGCCAGGCAGCGGCTCGGCATTGCGCCGGGACGATGGCGAACTCGCAGCGACGCCGGCTCTCCGGCCTCGCGCACCGTGCGCCTGGTGCCGCTGTCGCGCATCTGCTCTCTCGACGTCGATGCCATGATGCGCAAGATGCCGCACTTCCTTCGTCCCGAGGAAGCGGCGAACCTGGATTTTGCGGTGCAGTTCCACTTCGACGGCCAAGGGCGCGGCGACTGGTTGCTGCGCGTGCAGCGCGGCCGCGCCGAGGTTCGCACTGGAACCGGGTCGCACGCCGATCTTGTCATCCGCTGCTCCGGACGCCTCTTTCTCGAGATCCAGCAGGGAATCCGCAGCGCACCGTGGGCCCTGGTGACGGGAAGGATCCGGCTTTCGGGGGACCGGCGACTGTTTCTCCGCTTCCCGGCCTTGTTCGCGCTTGGCGGCGGCGAAAGCGCCGCGCACCGCGCGTTGTGGCATTTTCGCAGGTGGCTGCGCAGGCGACTGCACTGGATGCGCGGCTCGGGCGCGGGCGAGTCGTCGTCGTCGTGA